The Salvelinus sp. IW2-2015 linkage group LG8, ASM291031v2, whole genome shotgun sequence genome window below encodes:
- the LOC111967146 gene encoding protocadherin-10-like, with protein sequence MGDPGQRRRWEYWWVALRFSLLLCFVEQVSAQIRYSIPEEVEEGAVVGNVAKDLGLDVSSLVERRFRIVSGSKDALFQINQNNGVLYVYKNIDREELCVGNVACVIDLEIIVENPLEVHYVGVEITDINDHTPSFSEKDIHIKIAENKLPGARFELQAARDLDYGINSVRTYKLNQNEHFDLELRDSGEGDKIPFLVLQKALDREQKTKHVLLLTALDGGNRPRTGTLNITVTVLDTNDNQPVCSQDVYSVTLQENADIGRIVVRVNATDTDHGSNGEVEYTLGRNLKRGVYDIFELDSLTGDIRVKGPVDFEDNEVYRLNIEASDKGQPPLTVDCRVIIKITDVNDNKPSIGVTSLSNTVSEVSNPGTVISLISVTDKDSGINGKVLASISKDVPFELKSSYKENVYSIVTKGRLDRELVSHYDIIITATDCGQPPLSTIKTLTVQISDVNDNRPEFSQNSIELYLVENNAPGGSIISVSATDKDLNENAAISYHIVRGEGTQNVIASFLNINSDNGLISALKSFDFETLKTFQFQVVATDSGTPSLLSLYILYVPIHHSFKSQSFSFYSH encoded by the coding sequence ATGGGAGACCCAGGACAAAGGCGCAGATGGGAGTACTGGTGGGTTGCTCTGCGTTTCTCTTTGCTGCTGTGCTTCGTGGAGCAGGTTTCGGCTCAGATAAGGTACTCTATTCccgaggaggtggaagagggagCCGTTGTTGGAAATGTTGCTAAGGATTTGGGTCTTGACGTCAGTAGTTTGGTGGAGAGGCGGTTTCGAATCGTTTCTGGATCTAAGGACGCTCTTTTCCAGATAAATCAGAACAATGGCGTCTTGTATGTTTATAAGAATATTGACAGAGAGGAGCTTTGTGTCGGAAATGTTGCATGTGTGATAGATCTAGAGATCATTGTTGAAAACCCGTTAGAAGTCCATTACGTAGGTGTAGAAATAACAGACATAAACGATCATACCCCCAGCTTCTCCGAGAAAGATATACACATCAAAATAGCTGAGAATAAACTGCCAGGGGCTCGTTTTGAACTCCAGGCTGCGCGTGATTTGGACTATGGAATAAATTCAGTACGTACCTATAAATTAAATCAAAACGAGCATTTTGATTTAGAGCTGCGAGATAGCGGGGAAGGTGATAAAATCCCGTTTTTGGTTTTACAGAAAGCTTTAGATAGGGAACAGAAGACCAAACATGTATTACTATTGACAGCATTGGATGGGGGGAATCGGCCTAGAACAGGTACTCTGAACATCACTGTCACAGTCCTTGATACAAATGATAATCAACCTGTATGTAGCCAAGACGTCTACTCAGTGACATTACAGGAAAATGCTGATATCGGTAGGATTGTAGTAAGGGTTAACGCAACTGATACAGACCATGGATCAAATGGAGAAGTTGAATATACACTTGGTAGGAATTTAAAGCGTGGAGTATATGACATATTTGAACTGGATAGCCTTACTGGAGATATTCGGGTTAAAGGTCCAGTAGATTTCGAGGATAATGAGGTGTACAGGTTAAATATAGAGGCGTCTGATAAAGGCCAACCTCCACTGACTGTTGATTGTCGAGTTATTATAAAGATAACTGATGTAAATGACAATAAACCATCTATTGGTGTTACATCCCTCTCTAATACGGTGTCTGAAGTTTCTAACCCAGGAACTGTTATTTCTCTCATCAGTGTGACAGATAAAGATTCCGGTATTAATGGTAAAGTGCTTGCTAGTATATCTAAAGACGTGCCATTTGAGTTAAAGTCATCATATAAAGAAAACGTATATTCTATCGTCACAAAGGGCCGTTTAGATCGAGAACTCGTGTCCCATTATGACATCATAATAACAGCCACTGACTGTGGTCAGCCTCCTCTGTCCACAATCAAAACTCTGACCGTCCAGATATCAGATGTGAACGATAACAGACCAGAATTCTCCCAAAACTCTATTGAGCTGTACTTAGTGGAAAATAACGCCCCTGGTGGGTCCATAATCTCTGTAAGCGCCACAGATAAAGACTTAAATGAAAATGCAGCAATTTCATATCACATTGTTAGAGGAGAAGGGACACAAAATGTCATTGCATCTTTCCTGAATATCAATTCTGATAATGGACTTATTTCCGCTCTAAAAAGCTTTGACTTTGAAACCCTCAAAACATTCCAATTCCAAGTTGTAGCTACAGACTCTGGAACTCCGTCACTCCTGTCTTTATACATTCTCTATGTACCGATCCACCATTCATTTAAGTCCCAGTCCTTTTCATTTTACTCCCACTAA
- the LOC111967147 gene encoding protocadherin alpha-8-like produces the protein MGDRRTRGADGSTGVLLWFLCCCASEKQVSAQIRYSIPEEVEEGAVVGNVAKDLGLAVGTLVERRFRIVSGSKDALFQVNQNNGVLYVHKNIDREELCDGTGACLINLKIAVENPLEIHYVGVEITDVNDHSPSFTEKDLHLEIAENTLSDTRFELQTARDADVGLNSVRMYLLSSNPHFELELIDNGDEDKVPFLILRKAIDREQSTNHSFILTAIDGANPPRSGTLNITVTVVDVNDNRPVCGKDIYSVTIQENAPIGTTVLNINATDTDEGQNGEVEYALGRNIKRKVHDIFNLNSLTGEIRVIGPVDFEENEVYKLTVQASDKGQPPLSVDCRVVIKITDINDNKPEIEVTSLSNMISEDSKSGTVISLISVTDTDSGNNGKVLLTISEDVPFELKPSFQDNAYSVVTKGRLDRELVSHYDITITATDCGQPPLSTFKTLTVQISDVNDNSPEFSQNPLELYLVENNPRGESIFSVSATDKDLNENAAISYHIVRGEGTQNDMASFLNINSDNGHISALKSFDFEFLKTFKFQVVATDSGTPSLSSNVTINVFILDQ, from the coding sequence ATGGGAGACCGGAGGACAAGAGGCGCAGATGGGAGTACTGGTGTGTTGCTCTGGTTTCTCTGCTGCTGTGCTTCGGAGAAGCAGGTTTCGGCTCAGATAAGGTACTCTATTccagaggaggtggaagagggagCCGTTGTTGGAAATGTTGCTAAGGATTTGGGTCTTGCCGTCGGTACTTTGGTGGAGAGGCGGTTTCGTATCGTTTCTGGATCTAAGGACGCTCTTTTCCAGGTTAATCAGAACAATGGCGTCTTGTATGTTCATAAGAATATCGACAGAGAGGAGCTCTGTGATGGCACCGGCGCTTGTCTGATAAACCTGAAAATCGCTGTTGAAAACCCTTTAGAGATTCATTATGTCGGTGTAGAAATAACGGATGTTAATGATCACTCGCCCAGTTTTACTGAAAAGGATCTGCACTTAGAGATAGCGGAAAATACCCTTTCTGATACGCGCTTTGAACTCCAGACCGCACGGGATGCAGATGTTGGATTGAACTCTGTGCGTATGTACCTATTAAGTAGTAATCCTCATTTCGAATTGGAATTAATTGATAATGGAGACGAAGACAAAGTTCCGTTTTTAATCTTAAGGAAGGCTATTGATAGAGAACAAAGCACAAACCACTCATTCATTTTAACAGCAATAGATGGAGCCAATCCTCCGAGATCAGGTACTCTAAATATTACGGTTACAGTTGTTGATGTCAATGACAATCGACCCGTTTGTGGTAAAGATATCTATTCTGTTACTATCCAGGAAAATGCACCTATTGGAACAACCGTTTTAAACATAAACGCCACTGACACAGACGAAGGTCAAAACGGTGAAGTTGAATATGCACTTGGTAGAAACATAAAGCGCAAAGTTCATGACATATTTAATTTGAACAGTCTTACCGGTGAAATTCGTGTCATAGGTCCAGTAGACTTTGAAGAGAATGAGGTTTACAAATTAACAGTGCAAGCCTCTGACAAAGGACAACCCCCACTATCAGTCGACTGTAGAGTTGTCATCAAGATAACGGACATAAACGACAATAAACCAGAAATAGAGGTGACGTCACTGTCTAACATGATATCCGAGGACTCAAAGTCTGGAACAGTCATATCTCTCATTAGCGTAACGGATACAGACTCCGGTAACAACGGCAAAGTCCTATTAACAATATCCGAGGACGTCCCATTTGAATTAAAACCATCATTYCAGGACAATGCGTATTCTGTCGTCACAAAAGGGCGATTAGATCGAGAACTCGTCtcccattatgacatcacaataacagccACTGACTGTGGTCAGCCTCCTTTGTCCACATTCAAAACTCTGACCGTCCAGATATCAGATGTGAACGATAACAGCCCAGAATTCTCCCAAAACCCACTTGAACTGTATTTAGTGGAGAATAACCCCCGTGGTGAATCGATATTCTCTGTAAGCGCCACAGATAAAGACTTGAATGAAAATGCTGCGATTTCATATCACATTGTTAGAGGTGAAGGGACACAAAATGATATGGCATCTTTCTTGAATATCAATTCTGATAATGGTCATATTTCCGCTTTAAAAAGCTTTGATTTTGAATTTCTCAAAACATTCAAATTCCAAGTTGTAGCTACAGACTCTGGAACTCCGTCACTAAGCAGCAACGTCACAATAAACGTGTTCATTCTGGATCAG
- the LOC111967148 gene encoding protocadherin alpha-8-like: MAIQTRKRRWLGGWAFPYFALLFLHLKGISGQIRYSIQEELKVGTAVGNIAKDLGFDTSRLADRNLRIVSGTKHELFQVNQRNGALLVNHRVDREELCVKNTPCFINLKAVIENPLEMHQVTVEIIDVNDNSPKFPEETYNLEILESALAGTRFQVEGAHDSDVGLNALQSYTLSHNQYFRVETEEFGEDGKIPFLVLQKPLDRELISQHTLLLTALDGGKPPKTGALNITVIVSDINDNAPVCDKQKYTVTVKESAPAGTFLIRLNASDTDEGLNGEVKYSLRGKFRAMGAEPFELDSKTGELKVKGGLDFEEKQVYEMKILAADTGAVSLSTHCNVLVRVEDVNDNRPEIDVTSLSSRIPEDAPPGTVVALMGMTDLDSGVNGQVVCSLPKDLPFDLKPSPDGHFYSLVTNAFLDKESVARYDITITAKDLGTPPLTSTKVIQVEVVDVNDNNPRFTENPYTCYVVENNKPGMPIFSVSASDFDEGENAAITYSLDRGSTGQSVTSFLNINEGNGNIYALKSFDFETLKTFQFHIIAQDSGTPSLSSNVTINVFILDQNDNAPVILYPVSANGSTEGVXEIPRNXNAGHLVTKVRAYDADIGYNGWLLFSLQEVTDHSLFALDRYTGQIRTLRSFTETDEAEHKLVILVKDNGNVSLSATATVIINVVEPKEAFAASDVKSAVKDEEENSVTFYLIITLGSVSALFIISIIGVDYNAVSKPRRFLQVFTR; encoded by the exons ATGGCGATACAAACCCGGAAAAGACGGTGGTTAGGTGGATGGGCATTTCCTTATTTTGCTCTTCTTTTTCTTCATTTGAAAGGAATCTCCGGACAGATACGATACTCCATTCAAGAGGAATTGAAAGTCGGAACGGCAGTTGGGAATATAGCTAAAGACCTGGGATTCGACACCTCGAGACTAGCGGACCGGAATCTTCGCATTGTGTCTGGAACAAAGCACGAGCTCTTCCAGGTTAACCAGAGAAATGGTGCTTTGTTAGTGAACCACAGAGTAGACAGAGAGGAACTGTGCGTAAAAAACACGCCGTGTTTCATCAACCTAAAAGCAGTGATAGAAAATCCGCTAGAAATGCACCAAGTGACAGTAGAGATAATAGATGTAAATGACAATTCCCCTAAATTCCCTGAGGAAACATATAATTTGGAAATACTAGAGTCCGCATTGGCAGGGACACGCTTCCAAGTGGAGGGAGCACACGACTCAGATGTAGGCTTAAATGCTTTGCAGTCTTACACCTTAAGCCACAACCAGTATTTTCGTGTGGAAACAGAAGAATTTGGTGAAGACGGTAAAATCCCATTTCTAGTATTACAAAAACCGTTGGATAGGGAGCTTATTTCTCAACACACGTTGCTGTTAACAGCGTTAGATGGGGGCAAGCCACCCAAAACAGGAGCCCTTAATATCACAGTTATTGTGTCTGATATAAATGACAATGCACCCGTGTGTGACAAGCAGAAATACACAGTAACCGTAAAGGAAAGTGCACCTGCGGGGACATTTTTAATTCGATTGAATGCCTCTGATACGGACGAGGGTCTAAATGGCGAGGTCAAGTATTCTTTGCGAGGCAAATTTAGAGCTATGGGTGCTGAGCCCTTTGAGTTGGACAGTAAAACAGGAGAGCTAAAAGTGAAGGGAGGCCTTGATTTCGAGGAGAAGCAAGTGTATGAGATGAAGATACTGGCAGCGGATACAGGAGCGGTGTCTCTCTCCACACACTGCAACGTGCTCGTCAGAGTTGAAGACGTGAACGACAACAGGCCCGAGATTGACGTCACCTCTCTGTCCAGCCGGATCCCTGAGGACGCACCTCCCGGTACCGTGGTAGCGCTAATGGGGATGACGGACCTGGACTCGGGTGTGAACGGACAGGTAGTCTGTTCTTTACCGAAGGATTTACCGTTTGATCTGAAGCCTTCTCCCGATGGGCATTTCTATTCGTTAGTCACGAATGCATTCCTTGATAAAGAGTCTGTGGCTCGGTATGATATTACCATCACGGCTAAAGACTTAGGAACCCCTCCTTTGACATCAACTAAAGTCATTCAAGTGGAGGTAGTAGATGTTAACGATAACAATCCACGTTTCACTGAAAACCCTTACACATGTTATGTAGTTGAAAACAATAAACCCGGCATGCCTATTTTCTCTGTAAGCGCTTCTGATTTTGATGAAGGAGAAAATGCAGCCATTACATATTCACTGGACCGTGGGAGCACTGGACAAAGCGTGACTTCCTTCCTAAACATAAATGAAGGCAACGGTAACATTTATGCACTAAAGAGCTTTGACTTTGAAACCCTCAAAACATTCCAGTTTCACATCATTGCCCAGGACTCTGGAACTCCGTCACTAAGCAGCAACGTCACAATAAACGTGTTCATTCTGGATCAGAACGACAACGCTCCAGTGATCTTGTATCCAGTCAGCGCTAACGGTTCCACTGAAGGTGTGGAKGAGATTCCCCGCAATRTGAACGCAGGCCATTTGGTGACTAAAGTGAGAGCCTATGACGCTGATATAGGATATAACGGCTGGTTATTATTTTCACTGCAGGAAGTTACTGACCACAGTCTCTTTGCTTTGGACCGYTATACAGGACAGATAAGGACACTTCGGTCATTCACAGAGACAGACGAGGCTGAGCATAAACTGGTCATACTGGTAAAAGACAATGGGAACGTTTCACTCTCAGCAACAGCTACTGTGATTATCAACGTTGTGGAGCCCAAAGAG GCTTTTGCAGCTTCTGATGTTAAAAGCGCAGTaaaagacgaggaggagaacagcgttacattttatttgatcatcACTTTGGGCTCAGTTTCAGCACTTTTTATCATCAGTATCATCGGTGTTGATTATAATGCAGTGTCAAAGCCCAGACGATTCCTCCAAGTATTTACAAGATGA